The DNA segment AAGTTAAAATCTAATTGGTTTCAATGCACACTAAgtgtattttttttgcaattAGAGTTCATAAACCACAAATTCTAATTCAGCTTCGAATTCTTTTAGTATGGCTTCTGATTTTTCCCAAGGAACGCCAAATATACCGCTATTTATCTTTGGCATTTCTAAAGAATATTTGGATAAAGGTTTACGAATATCATCTGTCATTGTTTCAATAGTACTACTAATTTCCttatcaattaataaatcatcagTTCGAAtcattttattcaattgaagCAATGCTAATTTTGTGTATTTAAGGATATCACTTGAAGTATCATGACTTGCTCCTCCGAACGATGAAGTGAATAAACAGGCGATGAGCTgattttcatcttcataGCTAGGGATTAAGACACATTTTCCAAGTAATGCATTGTTATATTGTGAGCATATCCTCACATACATATCCTCAGCTCTTGGATAATGTGTAGCTAATTGATATGCAATTCCTCCACCCCAAGAACCATTACAATTACATGactgaattattattctaGGATGCTTCACAGCATTTAAAATGTTACCTTTATAATATcttatattattcatattgTGAATAAACGATATAATGATTTCCACTATAATATTGTATACTTATGCTTAttctattaaaattaacagctatataaaatataagatCTCTTTTCATAGTCATCATCTCTCAAGTTCCTTTTTAGCTTTTACcctttaatttaaat comes from the Tetrapisispora phaffii CBS 4417 chromosome 1, complete genome genome and includes:
- the POA1 gene encoding ADP-ribose 1''-phosphate phosphatase (similar to Saccharomyces cerevisiae POA1 (YBR022W); ancestral locus Anc_3.222); translated protein: MNNIRYYKGNILNAVKHPRIIIQSCNCNGSWGGGIAYQLATHYPRAEDMYVRICSQYNNALLGKCVLIPSYEDENQLIACLFTSSFGGASHDTSSDILKYTKLALLQLNKMIRTDDLLIDKEISSTIETMTDDIRKPLSKYSLEMPKINSGIFGVPWEKSEAILKEFEAELEFVVYEL